The DNA window ataggagcataccacataaccttggcagggattttcttacgcagacgttcgccctcaacatcaccagggtcatctcgcctgatcttataccgcgacgcatggcataccgggcatgcatccaatttctcgtactctttgccacggtataggatgtagtcattaggacatgcatgtatcttctctatttctagccccataggacagacaacttgttttgcttcgtaggtagtggtgggcaattcattgtacttcggaagcatcttcttttggatttttagtaactctccaaatcccttgtcagatacaccattctttgccttccattgcagcaattctagtgtggttcccaactttttctgccctgcatcacaagttgggtacaacaatttcttgtgatcttctagcatccgctcgaacttgatcttctccttttcactttcacattctctttgtgcatcacgaatgacctgacaaagatcatcagccggctcatcttctgcggctacctcttcttcagcttctcccattgcagtatcattgaagcacgcaccatcaggaataatatcattgtcgtcccattgttcttcttcaccttcttccattacaacaccggtttctccgtgctttgtccaacaaatatagtttagcatgaaacccgacttgaacaagtgtgaatgaagagtccttgagcaaggatattccaccgtatttttacatatggcacatgggcagcacatgaaaccgtcgcgtttgtttgcctcggccgcacgtaacaaagaatgcacgccgtcaatgaactcttgggagcggcgatcagcattatacatctaataacggctcatctgcattacatgacataaatatcatattaaaacctagatcataattaattatttatacaacatgcgtgccaccacaaaagatacaaatttatgaaagcatcgctacaatgtagacaatcccaactaccactaaaagaactaaagctaaaatacatttcaggagcacaaggatttcgcgaccaatctcaactaaaacagacagatcccccgattgtgcaacatctttgggcttcttcggctagatcactgcctcattagccgccgtatctgcctgttgtgcaagatatttttgcacgagttcaacatactcttcctcccagtagaagcctaaacatcgtccactgccatcccactgaaattaaaacaaaaaattagaactttaatcacaaccatcatgaaaataggtataaactaaccataatcattaaatacgataaaataactcacattacgatccggacacttgtagaagatacgatccttgttgggaccctccttcttcactcggtactccatcacaatcttcgtctcatcacgacacttgccacatggaatgagaggaaggcccggcctaagtcgctttggaaacccatgagaggccgaggacccggaagcagttgccatctactctctatactcattttttaatacactataaatttctccttttataaacaaataaaattaacaaactataaaattatctagatctctaaacaatgatatttttaatggtcattgtgttctcgtcttttactgcggcaggtaagtaattcatatgatatttccgcaaattaacagaagaatgggaatatacacacataacagactactacgtttaggtacggtgattgacagactattgcgacgatatcgggacatgtgaataaataaccatccgtactagttgaccttgcttacgtgatcagctcggcgagcatgtctccaccggacggcaccgtacttggtcaaggaagagctccgattctacgaggaagggaacacggtcttccacgaccgttgtcgctctccctcgtagaatcaaagctcctccttgacgtccgttaccgctcggcagagaacatcctcgccgacctgaacacggtccgcaagttcaactagtaaggatttgctataattttctaactattttctaactttatatttatatatactacgtttaggtacggtgattgacagactactgcgacgatatcgggacatgtgaataaataaccatccgtactagttgaccttgcttacgtgatcagctcggcgagcatttctccaccagacggcaccgtacttggtcaaggaagagctccgattctacgaggaagggaacacggtcttccacgaccgttgtcgctctccctcgtagaatcaaagctcctccttgacgtccgttaccgctcgacagagaacatcctcgccgacctgaacacggtccgcaagttcaactagtaaggatttgctataattttctaactattttctaactttatatttatatatactttaaccttctttcatgtaaatatgcaagcttgaagtgattttgagctcaaattgcttacaaatgaaaaaaaccacaataaagaaccataaatatatatagtgaacaaaatggcataagaaaatggtaaaaaatgagagtatgagattggtaacctttacaactgaagaatcgacggaggaatcgaagaaatcgacggaggaatcgaagaatggatggaggaacaatggagggagggaggaagcaagaacactactgcagtgagcttcaaaatgtgctgagctcgggctcggggaggaaggaggagacggccgatttataaagggagaacatttagtcccggttgatggatccaaccgggactaaaggtaactttccaatcccgggcgcagccacggcccgggagtagacctttactcccggttggagccaccaaccgggagtaaaagtatacctttagtcccggttggtggctccaaccgggactaaaggtccctgccacctctgtctggcgcagtagccgttgggcagggacctttagtcccggttggagccaccaaccgggactaaaggtatctctagtcccgggcgcaaaaaatcccgggactagagcccattttggccgaggatcaaaggtctgttctctactagtgacccCTTATATCAGAGCTACTGACTAGCATTGGTGCTGTGCATTGGCATTGCACTCGTCACCCAGTGAATGGTGGTAGTAGGAACTAATTAACTAAATTACTGTACTGCAGTGGAATTCACCATGGGAACTGCGTCTGACCTGGAGATGTTGGACGTGGAGCAGGTCCCGATCGGGCCGAGAACTCACTCTCCAGCAACAAATCAGGAAGCGCCAGGGGAGGTAAAACATTTGGGCCGTGATTTTGCGAAGAACGCCGTGCGCGTGCTGTCGAACTACACAGATCTGGTGGCTGGTATCGATCTGAGGCCCAGGGTGGCACTGGCGGGCCTGATCGTCATGGTCTGCGAGTCCGCAAGGATGAATCCTCCCCACGACTCCTTTTCACGTGGGTGGAGCACCGGCACGGGATTCGCCAAGCAATTGATGATTGAGAACTTCTGGGAACATGGAAAAATGTCGAGCAAGCTAATGGCATGGAAGACCCGAGGGTACGCCAGCAATGTGAGCACATAGAATTGGCAACCGCACCCCattatggagctacaaaccaTTTACCTCGTGCTCAACAACACCCATACAAGTGATCAggctaaaaaagaagaaaagaagaagaatcaaCGTGGGAAGCCTGGCAGTGTCAACAACGATGGAGATTCAACAATAGCAACGGATGTGGCGGCCCTCCTAGCCAAAGCGGAGGTGGCCGCGAGCGTAAACGGGGATTCAACAATAGCAGCAATGGGAGCCCACAAATCCAACACAAGAAGGCCTGCAACATTGGTATTGGTGGCATCTCTGCTAGCAAATCATCGGAGGAGGCTAGCGATGCTGGCAGCAATGGCGGCCGTGATAGCAAATCAGAGGAGGCTAGCGATGCCGACAGCGGCAGTGGCCCTGCTAGCCAAGCTGATGAGGCCGGAGACGACACCAGCAGCAGTGGTGGTGATTCTTCTAGCCAACCTGGAGAGGCCGGTGATGGTGACAACAGCGGTGGCTCTGCTAGCCAACCCGGGGAGGCCGGTGACAACGGGGATCTTGATCTACGATGCCAGGGCCACGGTCGACCTCGGGTGGAGGTATTGGCCATACATGCTAATCTTTATGTCAAAGGCACGGAAATCGTCGTCTTTGACGGCAGACGAGGCCAGATCATCtataggaaggaggaaggagaagaggagacaGAACAGGTATACATATATTATGTCTTACTAATTTGtcaacttagggcctgtttggatccccttctctaaactttagagctctaaaaacaTTACAGTATTTTAGCTCACTTTATAGGTCTAAAGCTCTATTGTGAGGGGGCATTATTATCATTGTTTACTCCAAACAAATCTCAAACACCATATGGTCATAGACACTATTTCTTAGTGCTTCTTGTGAGTATATTGTATGCAGTAGTAAGATGATGCCTAGAGTATAGAAAATTAAAGGCAATTTGTTTTTGATCATTGCGAAAATTTTGCAGAAtttatcttttctttctttgtgtaTCTTGGGAGGATTAGAAATAGTAAGATGTCTACTATATGAATCTTTTTTACAACCATGCCATATTAATCAAGCAGTGCATACATGTAGGGAATGGTCGAGTtggtactgactggaccctacaAAGGCATCTCAGCTTATGGGTGCTTCGCCATTAAAATTAACATCCCACCTGCCACTGCCAGTAGCAGCAGTGGCGATGCCGGTGGTCTCATCCAATGGGAATGGGACTATTATGACCCCAAGTACGCCGCCCAAGTCGACCAACTACCCGTGAGCCATACCATCTGCGCTCCGGACATGCGCCCCGAGGTAGCTGAGGTCACCTACGTTGTGATGTCAGATGCCCTGGAGGCCACAGTGCAGGTCAGGCTGCGACTCAAAGATGGGCATAACACTGCTGGCATTGGTGGTGAGATCACTGCACGTATCGACGGCTTGGAAGACAAATACAGGAGCGTCCTCTTCAGGTGTGCAAAGGGGACGCGTCAGTGTTTCTCCCCTACCGATGACGACTCGTGGTTCCTTCTTGAGCTGGCGAGGAATGTGGTTGCAGTGCCATGCGGCAGTGCGCTTCAAATAGAGGTGAACCTCCAGATTGAAACAGGCGATGGCAAGAAAGTTGAATTGAATAATGTTCCTCTCCGCTTCGCCAATGGAAATAGTTCCAGTAAAACTGACGACGGCAATGAAGTGGAAGTCACCTGGTACCCGGAGGTAAACATTATATTGAAGACATTTTTTTATCATTTCTTATTCTTTTAACGAATACTAATAATCTTGTTGTCACTGGATGATTATTATATACTACTAATTCACTGCAGATCGCACGACCAATAAGTCACCCTCCGGAGCAAATAATAACCAGCAAAGAGGCTCATCTGGAGAAAGCTAGTACTGTTCTGTCGTCGTTAGAACAAATCATCAGTGGTACACAGGAGGTAAATTAAAGGAGGACTAGCTACTATAGTGCTTGCGCTAAACATTGAAGACAtttgttactccctccatcccaaattataagtcattccaagaatcatggagagtcaaagcatctcaattttgaccaaaatacaaaaatttatgacatatactatgaaaatatatttaacaaagaatctaatgatacttaactggtcataaatgttattatcttattatataaatttggtcaaacttgaaatgctttgactctccaagattcttagaatgacttataatttagaaacggAGGGAATATCACTTTCCTTCTTTTAACTAAACTCTCGGGTAATGCATGCAGGCCAAAATGGTTTCAGGGCATCGAACTGTAGTGTACACCATCGGAGACGAACTGTCGTTCACTGAATTTATAATGGATCTCCGTGGCATCCTCGCTGACCATCCAGACCACGAGGATATCTTTGATCGCCACCACAGATCAATTCTCTCCTCCACCAGAGAACACCCAGTGCTCGCCAAGCAACGTGCTGAACAGCCGGCGAGGTGGATTCACGTCAAGCTGCAAGCAGTGAAGGGAGAGCAAATGATGTCGACAACCCTAATCATGCGGGACGACAACTTGTATGTCTGTGGCTTCATGAACCAGCAAGGAGATTCATTTGAGCTCATCGAGAACCCGAATAGATCTGCCGATATACTCCCAGTTGATGAATACAATCCCCAACGCCTAAGCTGGGGTGTCGGTTACAGATCCTTACTGGACTTCGACACTAAAGGTGGTCTTGTGAGAATACTGGCGCAGGTGAATCCGGGCCAGGACTTCGCCATGGATGCCGTGCACGTGTTGTCGTGCTTCCCAGCTTGGGTGGACGATCGTATTTCACCCAGGTTGGCACTAGTGAGGCTAATCCTCATCGTCTGCGAGTCTGCAAGGATGAATCCAATCTACAACTTCTTTATAAGCTCGTGGAGCAGGAGCACGCAAGATTACAGGGTATTTTTCGACAGGGAATTAACCCAGGATCTGATGTGTGATTACGTGTTGAATAAATATGGGAGGATGTCTTGCCAGCTGCTAGCATGGAAGAGTAGAAGATATACCAACCCTAACCCCATTTCATTGCTACGAGACATTTACCTCGTGCTCAACTACCGTTTGGATCCACCTGATCAGGCCAGCGGCgccgagagcagcagcagcttcaTGGACCTTTCTTGGTCGGGACATCAGAAAGCTGAAGGCGCCAGGCACCGACCTCGGGTGGAGCTGTTGGCCATGCATGCGGACCTTGGGGTCCTTGGCACAACCGTAATAGTCTTCGACGGGAAACGAGGCCATATCATCTATAGGAAGCAGGAACAAGGAGAAAAGGTACATGTATTAGATCATGTCTATTAACTAATCCCTGGTATCCATAATGTATATGAATCTTTTTCGCAtgaaagcaataatagattagattATTAATGAAGCAATGTGCATGGTTGTAGGGAAAAATGGTTGATTTGGTGCTCACGGGACCCTGCACAAGCATCTCGGCCTACGGGTGCTTTGCCATCAAAATTGATATCCTAGGACCCTACACAAGCactggcgatggcggcggcggttcCATCAAATGGGAATGGGACTGCTATGACCCAGAGTACGCCAAGGAAGTTGACAAAGGACCCATGACTCGAACCATAAGctcttcaggccctggccgcaaTGTTGAGATCACCTATGCGGTGATGTCCAACGCCCTGGAGGCCACAGTGCAGGTGAAGCTGCGGATGAAAGATGAGAACAGCCCTTGTAGCGTCTACGGTGTTATTACCGCTTGCATTGGTGATTTCAAAGGCCAGAGCATCCTCTTTAGGCGTACAAAGGAGACGGCGCAACATCTCTGTCCAATGACGGACTCGCCGCAGGGCGTCCTGTATCAGCTGGTGCGGTCCCTTGAGCTGGCCAGGAACGTGGTTGTGGTGCCATGTGGTCAACGGCTTCACATAGGGGTGGACCTGAGCATTGAAACTTCCAAGAACCAAGGGGCTAGTATTAATCCTCGTTTCAATAATATTATTCTCACCTTCGACAACCGCAGTAGCTGGTCGAGTCAACGTCGTGAAGTTGACGGGTATGAAGTTGAAGTGAACGTCGCCTTGTACAGTTGTGATCGATATGACCCGGGACCATGGAAGGTAAACATTGAAAACATGACTGAGCACTCGTTGCTCAACACATTTCTTATGCTtaccttttgttttgttttgtttttcgcTAAACATCAGATATGTCATATGTAGTCTTTTGCTTCATCACTACTACATATGTACTGCAGATGGATAGGATGTGGCAACCTGACATATCCTACATGGCTGGGAATGATGCAGAAGGATTCAGTACATTCATCATTGAGCTGCGTAGATTGGTGACCGACCACCCACGCTGCAGGGATCTCGTGGCTGATCATCAAGATCTCTCATCCACAAGTAACAACAAAGTGCTCCAATACTCTCACCGCATCCAACCAGAAAGTTTGTTTCACATCAAGCTGGAAGCGGAAGCGGAGGAGGGCGTGGAAGAAACGTCATCGATAATCTTAGTCATGCAGTGTGACAACTTGGACGTAATAGGCTTCATCAACATGCAGGATAGTCGAGCCTTCTGCTACGAACCTGGCTTGCATCGGGAGCTCCCAGGAGAATATAGTTCAAGACTTCTACGGTGGTGGGTGCACCGAAGCGACAGGGAGCAAATGCTGGGCCCCGCGAGGCTGGGCAAGACCTTCATGGTGGAAGCCGTGCGCGAGCTATCGCGCTTCACAGGTAGTGAGGAAGCCAAGCGGTCACGCCCGCGCATGGCAGTGCGGTCACTGGTGGGCCTTATGATCATGGTCTGCGATTCAGCGAGGATGGAACCTGTCCGCGAAGCCATGGCAGGTGGTTGGAATAAAGGCGGGACGGAACTTACCGAGCAACTGAACAATCTTTTTATCATTTCTTATTCTTTTAACGAATACTAATAATCTTGTTGTCTACTGAATGATTATTATATACTACTAATCCACTGCAGATCGCACGACCAATAAGTCACCCTCCGGAGCAAATAATAACCAGCAAAGAGGCTCATCTGGAGAAATCTATTACTGCTCCGTCGCCGTTAGAACAAATCATCAGTGGTACACAGGAGGTAAATTAAAGGAGGACTAGCTACTATAGTGCTTGCGCTAAACATTGAAGACAtttgttactccctccatcccaaattagaAGTCATTACAAGAATCttgaagagtcaaagcatcttaagtttgaccaaaattatagagaaaaatataaagatttatgacatcaaataggtatactaggaaaatatatttaataaagaatctaatgatacttagctggtttcataaatgttattatcttattatataaatttggtcaaacttgagatactttgactctccaagtttcttggaatgacttataatttggaaacgGTGGGAGTATCACTTTCCTTCTTTTAACTAAACTCTCGGGTAATGCATGCAGGCCAAAATGGTTTCAGGGCATCAAACTGTAGAGTATACCATCGGAGACGAACTGTCGTTCAATGAATTTATAATGGCTCTCCGTGGCATCCTCGCTGACCATCCAGACCGCGAGGATATCTTTGATCGCCACCACAGTTCAATTCTCTCCTCCACCAGAGAACACCCAGTGCTCGCCAAGCAACGTGCTGAACAGCCAGCGAGGTGGATTCACGTCAAGTTGCAAGCAGTGAAGGGAGAGCAAATGATGTCGACAACCCTAATCATGCGGGACGACAACTTGTATGTCTGTGGCTTCATGAACCAGCAAGGAGATTCATTTGAGCTCATCGAGAACCCAGATATATCTGCTGATATACTCCCACTTGATGAATACAATCCCCAATGCCTAAGCTGGGGTGTCGGTTACAGATCCTTACTGGACTTCGACACTAAAGGTGGTCTTGTGAGAATACTGGAGCACGTGAATCCGGGCCAGGACTTCGCCATGGATGCCGTGCACGTGCTGTCGTGTTTCCCAGCTTGGGTGGTCGATCGTAATCGTATGAAGTCACCCAGGTTGGCACTAGCGGGGCTGATCCTCATCGTCTGCGAGTCTGCAAGGATGAATCCAATCTACAACTTCTTTACAAGCTCGTGGAGCAGGAGCAGGGAAGATTACACGGTATTTTCCGACAGGAAATTAACCCAGGATCTGATGCATGGTTACGTGTTGAATTTGAATAAATATGGGAGGATGTCACGCCAGCTGCTGGCATGGAAGAGTAGAAGATATCCCAACCCGCACCCCATTTCACTGCTACGAGACATTTACCTCGTTCTCAACTACCGTTTGGATCCACCTCCTCAAGAGGCTGACGGCGCCTGGCACCCACCTCGGGTGGAGCTGTTGGCCATGCATGCGGACCTTGGGGTCCTTGGCACAACCGTAATAGTCTTCGATGGGAAACGAGGCCATATCATCTATAGGAAGCAGGAACAAGGAGAAAAGGTACATGTATTAGATCATGTCTATTAACTAATCCCCGGTATCCATAATCTATATGAATCTTTTTCGCAtgaaagcaataatagattagattATTAATGAAGCAATGCGCA is part of the Miscanthus floridulus cultivar M001 chromosome 9, ASM1932011v1, whole genome shotgun sequence genome and encodes:
- the LOC136479432 gene encoding uncharacterized protein, with product MGTASDLEMLDVEQVPIGPRTHSPATNQEAPGEVKHLGRDFAKNAVRVLSNYTDLVAGIDLRPRVALAGLIVMVCESARMNPPHDSFSRGWSTGTGFAKQLMIENFWEHGKMSSKLMAWKTRGNGCGGPPSQSGGGRERKRGFNNSSNGSPQIQHKKACNIGIGGISASKSSEEASDAGSNGGRDSKSEEASDADSGSGPASQADEAGDDTSSSGGDSSSQPGEAGDGDNSGGSASQPGEAGDNGDLDLRCQGHGRPRVEVLAIHANLYVKGTEIVVFDGRRGQIIYRKEEGEEETEQGMVELVLTGPYKGISAYGCFAIKINIPPATASSSSGDAGGLIQWEWDYYDPKYAAQVDQLPVSHTICAPDMRPEVAEVTYVVMSDALEATVQVRLRLKDGHNTAGIGGEITARIDGLEDKYRSVLFRCAKGTRQCFSPTDDDSWFLLELARNVVAVPCGSALQIEVNLQIETGDGKKVELNNVPLRFANGNSSSKTDDGNEVEVTWYPEIARPISHPPEQIITSKEAHLEKASTVLSSLEQIISGTQEAKMVSGHRTVVYTIGDELSFTEFIMDLRGILADHPDHEDIFDRHHRSILSSTREHPVLAKQRAEQPARWIHVKLQAVKGEQMMSTTLIMRDDNLYVCGFMNQQGDSFELIENPNRSADILPVDEYNPQRLSWGVGYRSLLDFDTKGGLVRILAQVNPGQDFAMDAVHVLSCFPAWVDDRISPRLALVRLILIVCESARMNPIYNFFISSWSRSTQDYRVFFDRELTQDLMCDYVLNKYGRMSCQLLAWKSQRRREQQQLHGPFLVGTSES
- the LOC136479434 gene encoding uncharacterized protein; the protein is MTRTISSSGPGRNVEITYAVMSNALEATVQVKLRMKDENSPCSVYGVITACIGDFKGQSILFRRTKETAQHLCPMTDSPQGVLYQLVRSLELARNVVVVPCGQRLHIGVDLSIETSKNQGASINPRFNNIILTFDNRSSWSSQRREVDGYEVEVNVALYSCDRYDPGPWKMDRMWQPDISYMAGNDAEGFSTFIIELRRLVTDHPRCRDLVADHQDLSSTSNNKVLQYSHRIQPESLFHIKLEAEAEEGVEETSSIILVMQCDNLDVIGFINMQDSRAFCYEPGLHRELPGEYSSRLLRWWVHRSDREQMLGPARLGKTFMVEAVRELSRFTGSEEAKRSRPRMAVRSLVGLMIMVCDSARMEPVREAMAGGWNKGGTELTEQLNNLFIISYSFNEY